From Verrucomicrobiia bacterium, the proteins below share one genomic window:
- a CDS encoding sulfotransferase domain-containing protein → MKLKELFFKGERAIEVQPQKSDEPEQSTAVAAPEFAVPPKSTFFHITHHKAASQWMLGIFKELFGPVVVKPEYHERHIWDRPIQSGRVYSCCYMGKPEFDTLEVPETSRAFVIIRDLRDTLVSAYFSLGFTHELKVDGMDVFRNILNRLGPEGALLYLAEGWLVRAARIQRTWLNSEVPCFKLEDFFSDAPRMLGCMFDQGWGLKVPQGQLDKVAEHHSFFQLSGGRQPGQENVASHYRKGTAGDWRNHFTPRVAERFEQLYNDVLLLAGYEQQPGWSQQLEHSTRESACAPSFTI, encoded by the coding sequence ATGAAATTGAAAGAACTCTTCTTCAAAGGCGAGCGCGCCATTGAGGTCCAACCACAAAAATCTGACGAACCAGAGCAGAGTACGGCAGTCGCCGCCCCGGAGTTCGCAGTGCCTCCCAAATCAACATTCTTCCACATCACTCATCACAAAGCGGCCTCCCAATGGATGCTTGGCATTTTCAAGGAGCTGTTTGGCCCAGTCGTGGTCAAACCGGAGTACCACGAGCGCCATATATGGGATCGCCCCATCCAGTCCGGGCGTGTCTATTCTTGCTGCTACATGGGCAAGCCCGAGTTCGACACCTTGGAAGTTCCCGAAACGAGCAGGGCTTTCGTTATCATCCGGGACCTGCGCGATACACTCGTATCAGCCTATTTCAGTCTTGGCTTCACGCATGAACTCAAAGTCGATGGCATGGATGTCTTCCGCAACATTCTCAATCGACTCGGCCCGGAAGGGGCGCTGCTCTATTTGGCGGAGGGCTGGCTGGTGCGGGCTGCTCGGATTCAACGGACCTGGCTCAATTCGGAAGTCCCCTGTTTTAAGCTGGAAGATTTCTTTTCTGATGCCCCGCGCATGCTGGGTTGCATGTTCGACCAGGGCTGGGGTTTGAAGGTTCCTCAGGGCCAGTTGGACAAAGTTGCCGAACACCATTCCTTTTTCCAACTCAGCGGTGGCCGCCAGCCCGGCCAGGAGAATGTGGCCTCTCATTATCGCAAGGGAACAGCCGGCGATTGGCGGAACCATTTTACGCCGCGCGTTGCCGAGCGTTTTGAGCAATTGTATAATGATGTGTTACTGCTGGCTGGTTACGAACAGCAACCCGGCTGGTCACAGCAACTCGAACACTCCACAAGAGAAAGCGCTTGCGCCCCAAGCTTTACCATTTGA
- a CDS encoding transposase: MEVQKKLTLLPRSIWLLLPHSLSAGLCTSSIPHPLAPRAEFVMVFTTVSQAVLDTREVLELYRVRWQIELRFKHLKSLLGLGCLP, encoded by the coding sequence ATGGAAGTTCAAAAAAAGCTGACCCTTCTCCCACGGTCGATCTGGCTTCTCCTTCCTCATAGCCTCTCCGCCGGGCTTTGCACCTCCTCCATCCCGCATCCCTTGGCGCCCCGGGCGGAGTTCGTCATGGTCTTTACCACCGTGAGTCAAGCGGTGCTGGACACTCGCGAGGTTCTGGAACTCTACCGCGTTCGCTGGCAGATCGAATTACGTTTCAAACATCTCAAAAGCCTGTTGGGCTTGGGCTGCCTGCCC
- a CDS encoding amino acid adenylation domain-containing protein yields the protein MIDNDRQQKGLADTYIHYFEAQAARTPEATAAVFGGEELSFGELQRRSNQLARYLQMLGVVPEVLVAICLERSLDLLVALLAVWKSGGAYLPLDAAYPNERLAYLLEDSQAGLLITQPQFSSRFRGAQTPLLHLDEALCQAGAASSEKVHCPAQAGNLAYVIYTSGSTGKPKGVEITHRSLLNHNLAILRAYELVGSDRVLQFASLSFDVSIEEIFPSWLSGAAVVLRDNDLVWSIPAFLNCVERQRISVLNLPTAYWHKWVGDLHEMRWPASVRLVIIGGESASVESYRVWRKAVGPGVALINAYEPTEATITSTTYKAGPQDEALAIGAPLPSVRALVLGEDGKPVAADGIGQLYLGGQGVARGYRNRPGLTAERFISSPLPDAPPLRALL from the coding sequence ATGATAGACAATGACAGGCAGCAAAAAGGTTTAGCCGACACTTACATCCATTATTTTGAGGCGCAGGCGGCACGCACACCGGAAGCGACGGCGGCTGTTTTTGGGGGCGAAGAGTTGAGCTTTGGGGAACTCCAAAGACGCTCCAATCAGTTGGCGCGTTATCTTCAAATGCTGGGGGTTGTGCCGGAAGTGCTGGTAGCAATCTGCCTTGAACGTTCTCTGGATTTGTTGGTGGCCCTGCTGGCGGTGTGGAAATCGGGAGGGGCCTACCTTCCGCTCGATGCGGCATATCCAAACGAACGCCTGGCCTACCTGCTGGAGGATTCGCAAGCCGGCTTGCTGATTACTCAACCGCAATTCAGCTCCAGGTTCCGCGGCGCCCAGACCCCTTTGCTCCACCTGGACGAAGCGCTTTGCCAGGCGGGCGCCGCATCCTCGGAGAAAGTCCATTGCCCGGCTCAAGCCGGGAACCTGGCTTACGTGATTTACACCTCCGGCTCGACGGGCAAACCCAAGGGGGTCGAGATCACGCATCGTTCGCTGCTCAATCATAACCTGGCGATCTTGCGGGCCTATGAATTGGTGGGTTCCGATCGCGTCTTGCAGTTTGCTTCCTTGAGCTTTGACGTGTCGATCGAGGAGATTTTTCCTTCGTGGCTTTCCGGGGCGGCAGTGGTTCTGCGCGATAATGATTTGGTTTGGTCAATTCCTGCCTTCCTGAATTGCGTTGAGCGGCAAAGAATCTCGGTTTTGAACCTGCCTACTGCGTATTGGCATAAATGGGTTGGAGACCTGCATGAGATGCGATGGCCGGCCTCAGTCAGATTGGTAATCATTGGGGGCGAGAGCGCATCGGTTGAGTCTTATCGGGTATGGCGGAAGGCAGTGGGTCCGGGCGTCGCCCTGATCAATGCCTACGAGCCAACCGAGGCAACCATAACCTCCACCACATACAAAGCGGGTCCGCAGGATGAAGCATTGGCCATCGGCGCGCCTCTGCCGAGCGTGCGCGCGCTCGTGTTGGGCGAAGATGGCAAGCCCGTCGCTGCTGATGGAATAGGACAATTATACCTTGGCGGGCAGGGAGTAGCGCGTGGCTATCGCAACCGTCCGGGACTTACTGCCGAGCGTTTCATTAGCAGTCCGTTGCCGGATGCCCCCCCCCTCCGAGCGCTTCTATAA
- a CDS encoding DUF6159 family protein, whose amino-acid sequence MSKFQRSWLLLKSSLSIIARNKQLLVFPIVIFLCTLVIILFFLAPPLLRPTGYSYLSAQHWQAISQSLFTHSGGRQGVGFTGAALAYGVFLYFVSMFVATFFNVAFYHEILAALGGQPVSIARGLRFAASRWQAIVTWTLFAGLVGLIIKMIEQRLDLVGRIMAKIIGLAWSVAAVFVIPIIVRGEQGANPVAMLRKSAGCLKKTWGEALIGYVGLAFANTLILLGSIVVLGGALALSVALHNFWLLALVGLLWFLSLIAWSYLVGVASQVYKGALYLYAADAVVPEPYNQEMLDMAWKFKKS is encoded by the coding sequence ATGAGCAAATTCCAACGAAGCTGGTTGTTGTTGAAAAGTTCGCTGTCGATCATCGCCCGAAACAAGCAGTTGCTGGTCTTCCCAATTGTCATCTTTCTTTGCACCCTCGTCATTATTCTGTTCTTTCTCGCCCCGCCGCTGCTGCGGCCCACAGGCTATTCCTATCTCTCCGCGCAGCATTGGCAGGCCATCAGCCAGTCCCTCTTCACCCATTCAGGGGGCCGGCAGGGAGTGGGCTTCACCGGGGCCGCCCTGGCTTACGGTGTTTTCCTCTATTTCGTGTCCATGTTTGTCGCCACTTTCTTTAATGTCGCCTTCTACCACGAAATCCTCGCCGCCCTGGGCGGCCAACCCGTCTCCATTGCCCGCGGTCTCAGGTTTGCCGCCTCGCGCTGGCAGGCTATCGTGACCTGGACACTTTTTGCCGGCCTGGTTGGCCTTATCATTAAAATGATTGAGCAACGCCTCGACCTGGTGGGTCGCATTATGGCCAAAATCATTGGCCTCGCCTGGAGCGTCGCGGCCGTTTTCGTTATCCCCATTATCGTGCGCGGCGAGCAGGGGGCCAACCCCGTCGCCATGCTGCGCAAATCCGCTGGCTGCTTGAAGAAGACCTGGGGCGAGGCCCTCATCGGTTACGTCGGTTTGGCCTTTGCCAACACCTTAATTCTGCTCGGCTCAATTGTCGTGCTCGGCGGCGCGCTCGCCCTCTCGGTTGCCTTGCACAACTTCTGGTTACTGGCTCTTGTGGGCCTGCTCTGGTTCCTCTCGCTCATCGCCTGGAGCTATTTGGTCGGTGTCGCCAGCCAGGTCTATAAAGGCGCCCTCTACCTCTATGCCGCTGACGCCGTTGTTCCCGAGCCTTACAACCAGGAGATGCTCGACATGGCATGGAAGTTCAAAAAAAGCTGA
- the otsB gene encoding trehalose-phosphatase: MDRLPGALLEEKEFSLAWHYRRADPEEASLRSKELPDHLADYTRNIDVQVLEGDKVLEVRNTGITKGIAANEWLGALAPGFILAIGDDWTDEELFRALPATACTIRVGVAQTAARYHLGSPAAVRRMLRGLMSAPRNKDNATGAGNLIDGLDAAIPAQSC; the protein is encoded by the coding sequence GTGGACCGCTTGCCAGGGGCGTTGCTCGAGGAGAAGGAGTTCTCGTTGGCATGGCATTATCGCAGGGCCGATCCCGAGGAGGCCTCGCTGCGCTCCAAGGAATTGCCGGATCATCTCGCTGACTACACCAGAAACATCGATGTCCAGGTTCTCGAAGGCGATAAAGTCCTGGAGGTTCGCAATACAGGTATCACCAAAGGCATCGCTGCCAATGAATGGCTCGGCGCGCTCGCTCCGGGCTTTATTCTGGCTATTGGGGATGACTGGACGGACGAGGAGCTCTTTCGCGCCTTGCCGGCCACAGCTTGTACAATACGGGTGGGCGTGGCCCAAACCGCGGCTCGCTATCACCTGGGAAGTCCCGCGGCGGTGCGGCGGATGCTTCGTGGCCTGATGAGCGCCCCTCGAAACAAAGACAACGCCACTGGCGCTGGAAACTTGATCGATGGATTGGACGCAGCAATCCCCGCGCAATCCTGCTAG
- a CDS encoding condensation domain-containing protein: MVLDAQSHQDCPFEQIVIATQPTRGARRNPLYNVALLWHNVPGTLESHSNALQITPSPIHPLSALLDLRFEAEPRNSQWLLSCEYDSGVFSQGRIAFLLRSFSGVLENLIRRPALALEDFALGETSVRRWLRALGLSGPKSLSRPSEVVGGQGAT; the protein is encoded by the coding sequence GTGGTGCTCGATGCCCAATCCCACCAGGACTGCCCTTTCGAGCAGATTGTCATTGCGACACAGCCAACTCGAGGTGCCCGGCGCAATCCACTATATAACGTGGCCCTGCTGTGGCACAACGTCCCCGGCACACTCGAATCCCACAGCAACGCCCTCCAAATCACCCCCAGCCCCATTCATCCTCTGTCGGCCTTGCTGGACCTTCGCTTCGAGGCCGAGCCTCGCAATAGCCAATGGTTGTTGTCCTGCGAGTACGATTCAGGGGTTTTCTCCCAAGGGAGGATAGCCTTTCTGCTGCGTTCCTTTTCAGGGGTGTTGGAAAATCTCATCCGCCGGCCCGCACTCGCCCTGGAGGATTTTGCTCTGGGAGAAACCTCCGTCAGGCGCTGGCTGAGAGCACTGGGACTCTCAGGGCCCAAGAGCCTCAGCAGGCCTTCAGAGGTGGTGGGCGGCCAAGGCGCCACCTGA
- a CDS encoding condensation domain-containing protein, translating to MPPPSERFYKTGDLVRLRSDGNLDFIGRVDRQIKIRGFRIELEEIEKALQSCAGLKDAVVQMREDPPGQKRLVAYYLPGKQPEPTVSDLLSQLREQLPAYMIPAQFVSLKSLPLTPAGKVDYRALPKPANVRPRMGQRPVEAQTETEQQVGLIWQEVLQIEGLGVRDNFFDLGGDSLLAMQVISRVRDAFGIELPLSRLFDAPTVEGLARRLDSATPDVPNGKELFSTGLPDAGGAPASFSQERLWLLHQMNPKTDAYNMAWALRLKGNLDVAALECALGEVLRRHDVLRTSFRYADGCLMQAIDGEARLEMAATTLEHVPAKQRESKLQQLLALEVRRPFDLAKAPLMRASLFKLSATESALLLVMHHAVSDGWSLAILFKDVQRFYEAFVSGSSPTQPAPALRYADYARWQRLYMSGPLLEREVSYWKQLLSGAPQQVAFPQDPLPSPEKPAALRQSLVFSSKTAQAATRLARSRRATPFMVLLTALAITLKKWTGATDLVIGTVTAGRSRREFEELVGCFINFLPLRLDLRGKETGEQVLLEAPPGGARCPIPPGLPFRADCHCDTANSRCPAQSTI from the coding sequence ATGCCCCCCCCCTCCGAGCGCTTCTATAAAACAGGGGACCTGGTCCGGCTGCGTTCAGACGGGAATCTCGATTTTATAGGACGCGTGGACCGCCAGATCAAGATTCGAGGGTTTCGAATTGAGCTGGAAGAAATCGAGAAGGCCTTGCAAAGTTGTGCCGGCTTGAAGGATGCCGTGGTTCAAATGCGCGAGGACCCTCCCGGCCAAAAACGTTTGGTGGCCTATTATCTGCCAGGCAAACAGCCGGAACCAACGGTGAGCGATTTATTGAGCCAGTTGAGGGAGCAATTGCCTGCCTATATGATACCGGCGCAATTTGTTTCCTTGAAAAGCCTGCCCTTGACCCCCGCTGGCAAGGTGGATTATCGCGCTCTGCCCAAACCGGCCAACGTCCGGCCCCGCATGGGCCAAAGGCCGGTCGAGGCTCAAACCGAGACAGAGCAACAAGTTGGCCTGATCTGGCAGGAGGTCCTCCAGATCGAGGGGCTCGGTGTCAGAGACAACTTTTTTGACTTGGGCGGCGACTCGTTACTGGCCATGCAGGTCATTTCGCGGGTGCGGGATGCTTTTGGGATCGAATTGCCCCTGTCCCGTCTTTTCGACGCCCCTACCGTTGAGGGATTGGCCCGTCGATTGGATTCAGCAACCCCAGATGTGCCCAATGGAAAGGAATTGTTCTCGACGGGACTGCCTGACGCCGGGGGGGCGCCCGCTTCCTTTTCCCAGGAGCGGCTCTGGCTATTGCATCAGATGAATCCAAAGACGGATGCTTACAATATGGCTTGGGCGCTTCGGTTAAAGGGCAATTTGGATGTTGCTGCTCTGGAGTGCGCGCTGGGAGAGGTCCTGAGGCGTCATGATGTCTTGCGAACCAGTTTCCGGTATGCCGATGGGTGCTTAATGCAAGCCATCGATGGAGAAGCCCGGTTGGAAATGGCGGCCACCACCCTCGAACACGTGCCGGCCAAACAACGAGAATCCAAATTGCAGCAACTCCTCGCCCTGGAAGTCCGGCGTCCTTTTGATCTAGCCAAGGCCCCTCTGATGCGCGCCAGCCTGTTTAAACTGAGCGCAACCGAAAGCGCGTTGTTGCTGGTAATGCACCATGCCGTCTCCGACGGTTGGTCTCTGGCCATTCTCTTTAAGGATGTCCAGCGCTTTTACGAAGCCTTCGTTTCCGGCTCCTCTCCAACCCAACCGGCCCCGGCCTTGCGATACGCCGATTATGCGCGATGGCAGCGGCTCTATATGAGTGGCCCGCTTCTGGAGCGGGAAGTGAGTTATTGGAAGCAACTCCTTTCAGGAGCCCCTCAGCAAGTGGCTTTTCCACAAGACCCCCTGCCGTCGCCCGAAAAGCCCGCGGCCTTGCGGCAGTCGCTCGTTTTTTCAAGCAAGACCGCGCAGGCAGCGACCCGTTTGGCCCGGAGCCGCCGAGCCACGCCGTTCATGGTGCTGCTGACGGCCCTTGCGATTACTTTGAAAAAATGGACGGGGGCAACCGACCTGGTTATCGGCACTGTAACGGCCGGGCGTTCTCGGCGCGAGTTTGAGGAGTTGGTCGGCTGCTTCATTAATTTTCTGCCACTGCGGCTGGACCTGCGGGGAAAGGAGACCGGCGAACAGGTATTACTCGAGGCCCCCCCGGGTGGTGCTCGATGCCCAATCCCACCAGGACTGCCCTTTCGAGCAGATTGTCATTGCGACACAGCCAACTCGAGGTGCCCGGCGCAATCCACTATATAA